The Clostridia bacterium genomic interval GGTTGATTGCGTAGGTTATCTCGTAAAAGGTGCACTTGGATACCTAGAAGGAAATGTTCCCAGAATGGTTAATACCCCTTGGTATGAAAGGGAGATCCCTTTTGAAGAGGCTGCAGAACTCGGAACGAGAAAAGTCATAACTGATCACTCTACCATAGGTATTGTAGTAACAACGGATGGTAGTATAACGGAGATACCACGATCAGATTATATAGAAGCCGAAGAAAGAGTGATAAAGGAATTAAAAGAAATAAATAAGCCTTTTATTATACTGCTTAATTCCACAAAACCATACGATGATGATACCATCAATCTCAGGGATGCTCTGGAAGAGAAATATGAAGTACCTGTGATTTTAGTTGATTGCCTGAATATGAACGAAGATGATATAAAGAATATATTGGAGAAAATATTGTTTGAATTTCCTGTAAGTGAAATAAATATTGATATGCCTAGATGGGCTCAGGCTCTTGAGATAGATCACTGGTTGATAGCAGATATTTTAAATGGTGTTAAGAATTATATCTCTGATCTCTATAAAGTGAGAGATATAAAAAACAATTTAGATGTTTTCAATGAAATAGAATATTTAGAAGATGTAGATATCAAGAATATCTCATTAGGCAAGGGAAGTGCTGATATTAAGGTTTCAACGGAAGAAGGTCTTTTTTATAAGGTATTGGCCGAAGAATCTGGTTATAAGATAGAAGGGGAACACCAACTTATAGGATTACTTCGGGAGCTAGCTTATGCCAAGCAACAATATGATAGACTTGCTGATGCTTTGGGAGAAGTTAAAAGAATAGGTTATGGCGTAGTGAAACCTCAATTAGAAGAACTTAAATTGG includes:
- the spoIVA gene encoding stage IV sporulation protein A, encoding MNDFDIYKNIAERTDGDIYIGVVGPVRTGKSTFIKRFMDLLVLPNIDNIHKKERAKDELPQSAAGRTIMTTEPKFVPNEAVEIKLNENAALKVRMVDCVGYLVKGALGYLEGNVPRMVNTPWYEREIPFEEAAELGTRKVITDHSTIGIVVTTDGSITEIPRSDYIEAEERVIKELKEINKPFIILLNSTKPYDDDTINLRDALEEKYEVPVILVDCLNMNEDDIKNILEKILFEFPVSEINIDMPRWAQALEIDHWLIADILNGVKNYISDLYKVRDIKNNLDVFNEIEYLEDVDIKNISLGKGSADIKVSTEEGLFYKVLAEESGYKIEGEHQLIGLLRELAYAKQQYDRLADALGEVKRIGYGVVKPQLEELKLEEPEIVRQGNRFGVRLRASAPSLHIIKADITTEVSPIVGTEKQSEELIRYLLEEFETDTSKIWESNIFGKSLHALVNEGLSNKLQKMPEDAQIKLRETIQRIVNEGDGGLICIIL